A stretch of the Nitrospirota bacterium genome encodes the following:
- the rplB gene encoding 50S ribosomal protein L2: MALKAYRPTSPGRRGMTALSDEEVTRKRPEKALTVFHLRTGGRNADGHMTVRFRGGGHKRLYRVIDFKRDKLGVLARVAAIEYDPNRSARIALLHYADGEKRYILAPVGLSVNDTVQSGPSAEVRPGNALPLGAMPLGTTIHNIELKPGKGGQLIRSAGGFAQVMGRDGDYVQVRLKSGEMRRILATCMATVGQVGNLDHENVAVGKAGRSRWKGRRPHVRGVVMNPVDHPHGGGEGKSGQGNPHPVSPWGLPTKGYKTRRRKATDKFIIARRK, encoded by the coding sequence ATGGCACTGAAAGCATATAGACCGACGTCGCCGGGGCGGCGAGGGATGACGGCGTTGTCGGACGAGGAGGTGACCAGGAAGCGACCGGAAAAGGCGCTCACCGTGTTTCATCTCCGCACCGGAGGACGAAACGCCGACGGGCACATGACCGTGCGTTTCCGGGGCGGGGGGCACAAGCGCCTCTACCGCGTGATCGACTTCAAGCGCGATAAGTTGGGAGTCCTGGCCAGGGTCGCGGCGATCGAGTACGACCCCAATCGTTCGGCCCGGATCGCGTTGCTTCACTACGCCGACGGAGAGAAGCGGTACATTCTCGCGCCGGTCGGTCTCAGTGTGAACGATACGGTCCAGTCCGGACCCTCGGCGGAAGTCCGGCCTGGCAATGCGCTTCCGTTGGGCGCTATGCCCCTGGGAACGACGATCCACAATATCGAGCTCAAGCCCGGCAAGGGCGGGCAGTTGATCCGGAGCGCCGGCGGGTTCGCCCAGGTGATGGGTCGTGACGGCGATTACGTCCAGGTCAGGTTGAAGTCGGGAGAGATGAGACGGATTCTCGCGACTTGCATGGCGACGGTCGGGCAGGTGGGCAATCTCGATCATGAAAACGTGGCGGTCGGGAAGGCGGGTCGATCACGATGGAAAGGCCGCCGGCCTCACGTCCGCGGCGTGGTCATGAATCCCGTCGACCATCCCCACGGGGGCGGAGAGGGAAAATCCGGTCAAGGCAATCCCCATCCGGTGTCCCCTTGGGGGTTGCCGACGAAGGGGTATAAGACTCGTCGAAGGAAGGCGACGGACAAATTCATCATCGCCCGGCGCAAGTAA
- a CDS encoding 50S ribosomal protein L23, translating to MKAALHDILLQPLLTEKITAMRERENTVGFLVRRDANRVQIKQAVESLLKVKVERVNVLNVRGKTKRLGRFVGKRPDWKKAFVKLKEGEKLELYESA from the coding sequence TCCATGATATCCTGCTGCAACCGTTATTGACGGAAAAAATCACCGCGATGCGTGAACGGGAAAATACCGTGGGGTTTCTGGTCCGGCGCGACGCCAATCGGGTTCAGATCAAGCAAGCGGTGGAGTCGTTGCTGAAGGTCAAGGTTGAGCGGGTCAATGTGTTGAATGTCCGCGGAAAAACCAAGCGATTGGGTCGGTTCGTCGGGAAGCGCCCCGACTGGAAGAAGGCGTTCGTGAAGTTGAAGGAAGGCGAAAAATTGGAGCTCTACGAAAGCGCGTAA